From Psychrobacillus sp. FSL K6-2836, a single genomic window includes:
- a CDS encoding cupin domain-containing protein translates to MDSSIDYTSPSTQFTFDVNKSPFFKKDNYNFMNILGVQQLNTLDNISLLDIFLSTNNNIEPHYHPNAAELVYCISGELAVSILNPFTKQYQHYTITPGQVTNIPQGWWHYQMATEDRTHIIAIFNASTPEVILGSDILKLTPSNIMAHTYCMNENEWKKAIAPVMPSTYIGPPKNCNKTRTDNPQYYPNHFINQSYPMQ, encoded by the coding sequence ATGGATTCTTCAATCGATTACACCTCACCGTCCACACAGTTCACTTTTGATGTAAATAAAAGCCCCTTCTTTAAAAAAGATAATTATAACTTTATGAATATTTTAGGAGTCCAACAACTAAATACATTGGATAATATATCTTTACTTGATATTTTTCTCAGCACCAACAATAATATAGAGCCACATTATCACCCAAATGCAGCAGAATTGGTTTACTGTATTTCCGGAGAACTAGCTGTTTCTATACTCAATCCATTTACAAAGCAATATCAACATTACACGATTACACCAGGTCAAGTGACAAATATCCCACAAGGTTGGTGGCATTATCAAATGGCTACCGAAGATCGAACGCATATTATAGCTATATTCAATGCTTCCACGCCTGAAGTAATTCTTGGTTCAGATATTTTAAAATTGACACCTTCGAATATTATGGCGCATACCTATTGTATGAACGAAAACGAGTGGAAAAAAGCGATAGCTCCAGTTATGCCATCCACATATATTGGTCCACCAAAAAACTGCAACAAAACTAGAACAGATAATCCGCAATACTATCCAAATCATTTCATCAATCAAAGCTATCCAATGCAGTAA
- a CDS encoding sensor histidine kinase yields the protein MTNQLKQKNRKINLSFFDKDLEKLAKEINEQIDLTNTASAEKKRTENELKQAIANISHDIRTPMTSILGYVQFLELEEITSKERAGYTAIVKNGALRLKALLEDFFELSIVESTEYPLRIERVTLNNLVLEVLVGFYEEFHQKGLEPIVQILEQDIQITADVSAVKRVIENLLINTIRHSQGNVILCLEQHDKLVQLTISNPAPLLQEIDVAHLFDRFYKVDQTRTGKGTGLGLSIAKSLMMKMNGSLTGELKEGQLIMTCAWKI from the coding sequence ATGACTAATCAGCTTAAGCAAAAAAATAGGAAAATTAATCTTTCTTTTTTTGATAAAGATTTAGAAAAGTTAGCAAAGGAGATTAACGAACAAATTGATTTAACGAATACGGCCAGTGCTGAAAAAAAGCGAACTGAAAACGAGTTGAAGCAAGCGATTGCCAACATTTCGCATGATATACGCACACCGATGACATCCATTTTAGGGTATGTTCAATTTTTAGAATTGGAAGAAATAACGTCTAAGGAAAGAGCCGGTTATACAGCGATTGTGAAAAATGGAGCACTGCGACTTAAAGCTTTACTTGAAGACTTTTTCGAATTGTCGATTGTGGAATCCACTGAATATCCTTTAAGAATAGAACGTGTAACGTTGAACAATTTAGTTTTAGAAGTGTTAGTAGGGTTTTATGAAGAATTTCATCAAAAAGGGTTAGAGCCAATTGTCCAGATTCTTGAACAGGACATTCAGATAACTGCAGACGTTTCAGCAGTGAAGCGGGTCATTGAAAACTTACTTATCAATACGATTAGGCATTCACAAGGAAATGTAATTTTATGTTTGGAGCAGCATGATAAACTTGTTCAGCTTACAATCAGTAATCCCGCACCCCTGTTACAGGAAATTGACGTTGCTCATCTGTTTGACCGCTTTTACAAAGTGGATCAAACGAGAACCGGCAAAGGTACGGGACTTGGGCTTTCTATTGCAAAAAGCTTGATGATGAAAATGAATGGCAGTTTAACAGGTGAACTAAAAGAGGGGCAATTGATCATGACATGTGCATGGAAAATCTGA
- a CDS encoding ABC transporter permease codes for MNNLVKSELFKLRKDRSFWTLVIGLVLVATLYPFLIFYDDSTADVSVKELFAYTALGGNNYIVKLVPCILAGFFISSEYSNGTMKIMGSSGNSRIRIYFSKLLVFTLGAVIISLVFPIVLTGVGAIFAGFNDMPGLGYMVRASGLTVLYAAAFASIMALVSIIFTDSGKTIGFLILFFILFDSIFYALSQKFSFIELTFNNSAFKLFMDIGKFNLSNSELFKLAIVPILTYIALAIVGSLVFHKKEIK; via the coding sequence ATGAATAATTTAGTGAAATCTGAATTATTTAAGTTGAGGAAAGATCGATCTTTTTGGACATTGGTTATTGGATTAGTTTTGGTAGCGACTTTATACCCATTTCTTATCTTTTACGATGATAGTACTGCCGATGTCTCTGTGAAAGAGCTATTTGCATATACAGCTCTTGGGGGAAATAATTACATTGTAAAACTTGTTCCTTGTATTCTTGCAGGTTTCTTCATTTCCAGTGAATACTCAAATGGTACGATGAAAATAATGGGCTCTTCCGGTAATAGCAGGATTCGTATCTATTTTTCGAAACTTCTCGTTTTTACACTTGGAGCCGTAATTATTTCGTTAGTATTCCCAATTGTTCTGACGGGAGTCGGAGCAATCTTTGCAGGATTTAATGATATGCCTGGATTAGGCTATATGGTACGAGCGAGTGGTCTAACTGTTCTGTATGCAGCTGCGTTCGCTTCGATTATGGCTTTAGTTTCCATTATTTTCACGGATAGCGGTAAGACGATTGGTTTTCTCATCCTATTTTTCATCTTGTTTGATAGTATTTTTTATGCATTAAGTCAAAAGTTTTCTTTCATTGAACTGACTTTTAATAATTCGGCATTCAAGCTTTTTATGGATATCGGTAAATTTAACCTGTCCAATAGTGAACTTTTCAAATTAGCGATAGTACCAATATTAACCTATATTGCATTGGCAATTGTAGGTAGTCTCGTGTTCCACAAGAAAGAAATAAAATAA
- a CDS encoding ABC transporter ATP-binding protein: protein MGDYVLKTNQLSKQYKHQLALSKVSLSIKKGSIYGFIGQNGAGKSTLIRTVTGLAIPSTGTIELFGESNEQHLIEARKRIGTIIEGPALYPQMTAKENLEAHRLLKGIPGNECVEKTLALVGLKDTGKKKAKNFSLGMKQRLGLGIALLGDPEFLILDEPINGLDPMGVVEIRELLKRLNREYGITILISSHILSELHLLATHYGIIHKGELIEQLTVEELNNKCQQYLHIKVDNGQRAAALLENKLATSKFEVMPDETIKLFDYLNTPGKVSTFLASEGLIIEQFMPMGEDLETYFMNRIGGAEYE, encoded by the coding sequence ATGGGCGATTATGTTTTGAAAACAAACCAATTATCAAAACAATATAAACATCAACTTGCGTTAAGTAAAGTCAGTCTATCCATAAAAAAAGGATCCATCTATGGCTTTATTGGACAAAATGGAGCTGGTAAATCAACACTTATTCGTACAGTCACAGGTTTAGCTATCCCATCAACAGGGACAATTGAATTATTTGGGGAGAGCAATGAACAGCATCTAATTGAGGCTAGAAAGCGAATTGGGACAATTATCGAAGGTCCTGCATTGTATCCACAAATGACGGCTAAAGAAAACTTGGAAGCACATCGATTGTTAAAAGGAATTCCAGGTAATGAGTGTGTCGAGAAAACACTTGCATTAGTTGGACTAAAAGATACTGGGAAAAAGAAAGCAAAAAATTTTTCGTTAGGTATGAAACAACGGCTTGGACTTGGTATTGCATTACTTGGAGACCCAGAGTTTTTAATTTTGGATGAACCGATAAATGGACTGGATCCCATGGGAGTAGTAGAAATACGAGAGTTATTGAAAAGACTGAATCGTGAATATGGCATAACTATTTTAATTTCCAGCCATATTTTAAGTGAACTTCATTTGTTAGCGACACACTACGGAATTATTCATAAAGGCGAGTTAATAGAGCAATTAACAGTAGAAGAGCTAAACAACAAATGCCAGCAGTATTTGCATATTAAAGTAGATAATGGGCAAAGAGCAGCCGCATTGTTGGAAAACAAACTAGCGACATCAAAATTTGAAGTGATGCCGGATGAAACGATTAAACTATTTGATTATCTAAATACCCCTGGGAAAGTTTCCACATTCCTTGCGAGTGAAGGTTTGATTATCGAACAATTCATGCCAATGGGGGAGGATTTGGAAACGTACTTTATGAATCGAATCGGGGGTGCCGAGTATGAATAA
- a CDS encoding response regulator transcription factor: MEKSIHILVVEDDNDINELLCNIVRKNGYIPQAAYSGTEAMLYIKNREWDMLLLDLMLPGMTGEEILENISEQTTCPIIIISAKLAQQTKIDALRTGADDYITKPFDIGEVSARIDSHLRRYQKMGNISKKKELRYKDLTIDTEAKLVQVNNQMLNLTAREYAILKLLLSSPKKVFTKANVFESVWKEEFHGDDNTINVHISNVRNKLAKANPKEEYIETIWGMGYRLKT, encoded by the coding sequence ATGGAAAAGTCAATTCACATTTTAGTAGTGGAAGATGATAATGATATAAATGAATTATTATGTAATATTGTTAGAAAAAATGGTTATATCCCACAGGCTGCCTATTCAGGTACGGAAGCTATGCTATATATCAAAAACAGGGAATGGGATATGCTATTACTAGATTTAATGCTCCCAGGAATGACGGGAGAGGAAATTTTAGAAAATATAAGTGAACAAACGACTTGCCCAATCATTATTATTTCTGCAAAGTTAGCACAACAAACGAAAATTGATGCATTGCGAACAGGAGCGGATGATTATATAACAAAACCTTTTGATATTGGAGAGGTATCTGCAAGAATTGATTCGCATTTGCGAAGATATCAAAAGATGGGTAATATATCAAAAAAGAAAGAACTTCGTTATAAAGACTTAACTATCGATACAGAGGCGAAATTAGTACAAGTGAATAACCAAATGCTCAATCTAACAGCTCGTGAATACGCTATTTTAAAGCTATTATTATCTTCACCCAAAAAGGTTTTCACGAAGGCAAATGTATTTGAAAGTGTGTGGAAAGAAGAATTCCACGGAGATGATAACACGATTAATGTACATATAAGTAATGTTCGAAACAAGCTAGCGAAGGCCAATCCGAAAGAGGAATATATCGAAACGATTTGGGGTATGGGGTACCGATTGAAAACTTAA
- a CDS encoding mechanosensitive ion channel family protein has protein sequence MNYIHNQLLKFDMNTTLAGYLSIIIMILLIMIICIVANFITKKVVIRIISKVVKKTKFRWDDMLLERKVFHKLSHIVPAIIIYAFAPAFPESFQQLIEKIAIAYLIIMGLVIISSALNAMNDIYQTYEVSRTKPIKGYIQVVKIIIITLGIILLIATLIGESPLILLSGIGALSAVFMLVFRDSLLGLVAGIQLSTNDMVQVGDWIEMPKYGADGDIIDISLNTVKVQNFDKTITMIPSYALISDSFINWRGMQNSGGRRIKRSLFIDKNSITFCTEEMINNFKNIHYLSDYVIHREREIAEYNTRNKINQSNPVNGRALTNIGVFRAYISNYIQHHPGINQEMTLMVRQLAPTENGLPLEIYAFTNDIQWAVYETVQADIFDHLFAVAPEFGIHLFQNPTGNDFKKLADK, from the coding sequence ATGAATTACATTCATAACCAACTTTTAAAATTTGATATGAACACTACCTTAGCCGGATATCTTTCTATTATTATCATGATTCTTTTAATAATGATTATCTGTATTGTAGCTAATTTTATTACTAAAAAGGTAGTAATCAGGATAATCTCTAAAGTCGTGAAAAAGACTAAATTCCGATGGGATGATATGCTTTTGGAAAGGAAAGTTTTTCATAAGCTATCACATATAGTTCCAGCGATTATTATTTACGCATTTGCTCCCGCCTTTCCAGAATCCTTTCAACAGTTAATTGAAAAGATTGCAATAGCATATTTAATAATTATGGGGTTAGTAATTATCAGTAGCGCTTTAAATGCAATGAATGATATTTATCAAACCTATGAAGTATCTAGGACCAAGCCTATTAAAGGGTATATTCAGGTGGTTAAAATTATTATCATAACGCTTGGGATCATCCTGCTGATCGCAACCCTTATAGGGGAAAGCCCACTTATACTTCTAAGTGGAATTGGTGCTCTCTCCGCCGTATTCATGTTGGTTTTTAGGGATTCATTATTAGGCCTTGTTGCTGGGATTCAGTTGTCGACCAATGATATGGTTCAGGTTGGGGACTGGATTGAAATGCCAAAGTACGGTGCAGACGGAGACATTATTGATATTTCCCTTAATACAGTCAAAGTGCAAAACTTTGATAAAACTATTACAATGATTCCAAGTTATGCTCTAATATCCGATTCTTTTATAAATTGGCGTGGGATGCAAAACTCTGGAGGACGACGGATCAAGCGTTCATTATTTATCGATAAGAACAGTATTACATTTTGTACTGAGGAGATGATCAATAACTTTAAAAATATCCACTATCTTTCGGACTATGTAATCCATAGGGAACGGGAAATTGCGGAATACAATACGAGAAATAAAATTAATCAAAGCAATCCGGTGAATGGTAGAGCTCTTACGAATATTGGTGTATTTAGAGCGTATATTAGTAACTATATTCAACATCATCCTGGAATCAATCAGGAAATGACTTTAATGGTTAGGCAGTTAGCTCCAACCGAGAACGGTTTACCTTTAGAAATATATGCATTTACCAACGATATACAATGGGCAGTGTATGAAACGGTTCAAGCAGATATCTTTGACCATCTTTTCGCCGTAGCACCGGAGTTTGGAATTCACCTTTTCCAGAATCCAACCGGGAATGATTTTAAAAAACTTGCAGATAAATGA
- a CDS encoding iron-hydroxamate ABC transporter substrate-binding protein, which translates to MKKLFIPILFLFVLIVSACGNNETENEENTTKTEVESETFTYQSETGPVEVPKDPQRIIALTNGPNVLALDANIVGIDEWTNMNPLFEERLGGVEIVTEDNLEKIIELEPDLIIAGSYMKNIDKLNEIAPTVVYTWGKLDYLTQQIEIGKLLNKEKEAIEWVNDFKERAESTGEAIRAKIGEDATVSVIESGDKEFYVFGNNYARGTEILYQAMNLKMPNKVQELALESGIYTFSSEMLPEFAGDYVILSKNPDVDNSFMDTELWKNIPAVKDNHIYEINTKASTYSDPITLDYLLEIFEESFLSN; encoded by the coding sequence TTGAAAAAGCTATTTATACCAATTCTATTTTTGTTTGTACTCATTGTTAGTGCTTGTGGAAATAATGAGACAGAAAACGAAGAAAATACAACTAAGACAGAGGTAGAATCAGAAACATTTACTTACCAATCAGAAACTGGACCTGTTGAGGTTCCTAAAGACCCACAACGAATAATTGCTCTTACTAACGGACCAAATGTCTTGGCTTTAGATGCTAACATCGTTGGAATTGATGAATGGACTAATATGAATCCCCTTTTTGAAGAAAGATTAGGGGGAGTAGAAATCGTAACAGAGGACAACCTGGAGAAAATCATCGAACTAGAACCAGACCTAATCATAGCTGGATCTTATATGAAAAATATAGATAAACTAAATGAAATTGCTCCTACTGTAGTTTATACATGGGGGAAACTGGACTATTTAACGCAGCAAATTGAAATTGGAAAACTCCTAAATAAGGAGAAGGAAGCAATAGAATGGGTAAATGATTTTAAAGAGCGTGCCGAATCCACTGGAGAGGCTATTCGAGCAAAAATTGGTGAAGACGCAACCGTTTCTGTAATAGAAAGCGGAGATAAAGAGTTTTATGTATTCGGAAATAATTATGCACGCGGAACAGAAATATTGTATCAAGCAATGAACTTGAAAATGCCTAATAAAGTACAGGAACTAGCGCTTGAATCAGGTATCTATACCTTTTCCTCGGAAATGCTTCCAGAGTTTGCTGGAGATTACGTAATTTTAAGTAAAAACCCTGATGTTGATAATTCCTTTATGGACACGGAGTTATGGAAAAACATACCTGCCGTTAAAGACAATCATATATATGAAATAAACACTAAAGCATCTACCTACAGTGATCCAATAACTCTAGATTATCTTCTGGAAATTTTCGAAGAATCATTTCTTAGTAATTAG
- a CDS encoding PH domain-containing protein, with amino-acid sequence MTFSRLNPLSILYRLIHLIKNYMIGAVFLFVFKAQSESTFILIFKVIFLLIVTVQILSIFINWWTFRYNISNSMVHIHEGVFVKKQRHIEIKRIQNVQQQTTFLHRIFKSTALTLETGTSKDDSSVTFPFIKTIDALIIEDQVLQSKNSKEDVEETTVDKYITLSNKTIHFTPTKKELIKAAFTSFRFLAFIPLLSSLYFGINDWINIESEAESIFNYFLTHLWLLIPISLVAIVLSIITALITTYLKYGRFEIAADEERIYIKKGVLSESSFSITKDKVQAIQFQQSILKRMFGLVEVKLVSAGGVGEEKLESNSLFPYLSVNEATQLVEKLLPKFHIPQKENRLPPKALFVRYIRPPYIWFIISLGIFIFKREWLFLSLILFIIIYIARYMDYRNTRYEVEHDFIKIRTGALTLSSFVTRRVKIQEIEVTNSMLQRKMNVASIQFSNRAKPTEISVLKDIPKEFASTFANWYKKRTREVQ; translated from the coding sequence ATGACGTTTTCTAGATTGAATCCATTATCTATTTTGTACAGACTAATTCATCTTATAAAGAACTACATGATAGGTGCGGTCTTTCTTTTCGTGTTTAAAGCTCAATCTGAATCTACCTTTATTCTTATTTTTAAAGTAATCTTTTTACTGATTGTCACCGTGCAGATATTGTCTATCTTTATAAACTGGTGGACTTTTAGGTACAACATATCCAATTCTATGGTTCATATTCATGAAGGAGTTTTCGTGAAAAAACAACGTCACATTGAGATTAAACGAATTCAAAACGTTCAGCAGCAAACTACTTTTTTACATCGAATATTTAAGTCCACTGCTCTTACGCTTGAAACTGGTACTAGTAAGGATGATTCTTCGGTTACCTTTCCTTTTATTAAGACAATAGATGCACTAATAATCGAGGATCAAGTTTTACAATCGAAAAACAGCAAAGAAGATGTGGAAGAAACAACAGTGGACAAGTACATAACTTTGTCTAACAAAACGATACATTTCACTCCTACGAAGAAAGAACTTATAAAAGCTGCCTTTACGTCTTTTCGATTTCTAGCATTTATACCGCTGCTTAGTTCGCTTTATTTCGGTATAAACGACTGGATTAACATCGAATCAGAAGCAGAGTCTATTTTTAATTACTTTCTCACTCATTTATGGTTGCTGATTCCGATATCACTTGTTGCAATTGTCCTCTCTATTATTACAGCTCTAATCACAACTTATTTAAAATATGGAAGGTTTGAAATAGCTGCAGATGAGGAGCGAATATATATAAAAAAAGGAGTACTTTCGGAGAGTTCTTTTTCTATTACAAAAGATAAAGTACAAGCTATACAATTTCAACAATCTATTTTAAAGAGAATGTTTGGTTTAGTTGAAGTGAAATTAGTGAGTGCTGGCGGTGTAGGGGAAGAGAAATTGGAAAGCAATTCATTATTTCCATATCTATCCGTAAACGAAGCTACTCAATTAGTTGAAAAGTTACTTCCGAAATTTCATATTCCGCAGAAAGAGAATCGATTACCTCCCAAAGCTCTTTTTGTTCGATATATAAGGCCTCCATATATCTGGTTTATCATTAGCCTAGGAATTTTTATTTTTAAGCGAGAGTGGTTATTTTTATCCCTTATTTTATTTATCATTATTTACATTGCACGGTATATGGATTACCGAAATACTCGTTACGAGGTGGAGCATGATTTTATAAAAATAAGAACAGGCGCTTTAACTCTTTCTTCCTTTGTAACGAGACGTGTCAAAATCCAAGAAATTGAAGTAACAAATAGTATGCTTCAGCGGAAGATGAATGTAGCAAGTATTCAATTTTCAAATAGAGCAAAACCTACGGAAATATCTGTATTAAAGGATATACCAAAGGAATTTGCTTCCACATTTGCGAATTGGTATAAAAAAAGAACAAGGGAAGTTCAATAA
- a CDS encoding PH domain-containing protein: MYLSIEEPTKKISKEAVKVWRLSNTIGHGIGILILGALLFVDFYFDWKFWIGWILIGVTGLTALSAMYSIFIEPFYLQKTWRYEVDTEHVQLKHGRIEQKHIIIPMSKIEFVSTHQGPLLRKYGLYNLGIGTVTSSHTIPAIPAEEALELRAKIARLAKVKDMDDVAGEEQ, translated from the coding sequence ATGTATTTATCTATTGAAGAACCTACAAAAAAAATTTCCAAAGAGGCAGTAAAAGTCTGGAGACTAAGTAATACTATTGGACATGGTATTGGTATCCTAATACTAGGAGCCTTACTATTTGTAGATTTCTATTTTGACTGGAAGTTTTGGATCGGCTGGATACTAATAGGCGTTACCGGGTTAACCGCACTTTCCGCCATGTATTCGATTTTTATTGAGCCCTTTTATTTACAAAAGACATGGCGATATGAGGTGGATACTGAGCATGTTCAACTTAAACACGGAAGAATTGAACAAAAACATATTATAATACCGATGTCGAAAATAGAATTTGTCTCAACACATCAAGGACCTCTACTTCGTAAATATGGTTTGTATAACTTGGGGATAGGTACGGTCACTTCATCCCACACAATACCTGCAATACCTGCCGAAGAGGCACTTGAATTACGTGCTAAGATCGCAAGGCTAGCGAAAGTGAAGGACATGGATGATGTAGCAGGTGAGGAACAATGA
- a CDS encoding ArsR/SmtB family transcription factor, whose protein sequence is MVNQNEENLNDIFHALANETRRNMVRMMALDERTVSELAEPFDMSLAAISKHIKVLEKANLVERIVNGRIHICRLKAESLSQATEWLHFYEKFWSKRFDLLESELMKAKKKEH, encoded by the coding sequence ATGGTTAATCAAAATGAAGAAAATCTAAATGACATTTTCCATGCATTGGCAAATGAAACAAGAAGAAATATGGTTCGTATGATGGCTCTGGATGAAAGGACAGTTTCTGAACTGGCTGAACCGTTTGATATGTCCTTGGCTGCAATTTCAAAGCATATAAAAGTTTTGGAAAAGGCAAATTTAGTCGAGAGGATTGTAAATGGAAGAATACACATATGTCGCTTAAAGGCTGAATCATTATCTCAAGCGACAGAATGGCTTCACTTTTACGAGAAATTTTGGAGTAAACGCTTTGATCTTCTTGAAAGTGAGCTAATGAAGGCGAAAAAGAAAGAACATTAA
- a CDS encoding SRPBCC family protein encodes MNNLSTTTLTMTRIFDVEAARVFDAWLNPEMMRKWFFTLEGTNKVAQNNPQVGGTWEIVDHREGKDYRAIGEYLEIDPPQKLVFTFKMPQFSELEDTITVELKELPQGCEMTFSQHIHVAHEENWTESDIEKALGEYHDGSEHGWNYMFMGLKELVETGKVSYTGES; translated from the coding sequence ATGAACAATTTATCAACAACGACTTTAACAATGACAAGAATATTCGACGTAGAAGCCGCAAGAGTTTTTGACGCATGGTTGAATCCTGAGATGATGAGAAAATGGTTTTTTACATTGGAAGGGACAAACAAGGTCGCACAAAACAATCCTCAAGTAGGCGGGACTTGGGAAATTGTCGATCATCGAGAGGGTAAAGATTACCGTGCAATTGGGGAATATCTTGAAATAGATCCTCCTCAAAAATTGGTATTTACTTTTAAAATGCCTCAATTCAGTGAATTAGAGGATACGATTACAGTTGAGCTAAAAGAACTTCCACAAGGATGCGAAATGACATTTTCACAACATATTCACGTTGCTCATGAAGAAAATTGGACAGAATCTGATATTGAGAAAGCACTAGGAGAATATCATGATGGAAGTGAACATGGTTGGAATTATATGTTCATGGGGCTGAAGGAATTAGTTGAGACTGGAAAAGTTAGTTATACAGGAGAATCTTAA
- a CDS encoding PTS ascorbate transporter subunit IIC, protein MFDFIMKDILGTPAILVGLFALFGLLLQKKAITDVVSGTLKTIMGFLILNAGATVLTGSLTIFGEMFEKAFNIEGVIPNNEAIVALSQNAFGTETAMIMLIGMIVNIVLARYTKFKYIFLTGHHTMFMACLLAAVLSTSGMGSVPLVILGSLILGALMVLLPAMLQPTVREITGSDDIAVGHFGSFGYFVAAKVAKLTGDKTKSTEEVKVPKSLGFLRDSSVALALTMTIMFLVVSLFVGPAYIEENLSDGTNFLVFSLLQAITFAAGVFIILAGVRMLIAEIVPAFKGIADKIVPNAKPALDVPIVFPFAPNAVIIGFLSSFVAGLLSMFLLPLAGLAVIVPGLVPHFFCGAAAGVFGNAVGGRRGAIIGAFVQGILISFLPAMLLPVLGSLGFEGTTFGDSDFGVVGIIIGYIINLFN, encoded by the coding sequence ATGTTTGATTTTATCATGAAGGATATTTTAGGGACTCCTGCTATTTTAGTAGGGTTGTTCGCTTTATTTGGTTTGCTTTTACAGAAGAAGGCAATTACCGATGTTGTTTCTGGAACATTAAAAACGATAATGGGCTTCCTTATCCTTAATGCAGGTGCGACAGTATTAACGGGTTCACTAACTATCTTCGGAGAAATGTTTGAAAAAGCATTTAATATTGAAGGCGTTATTCCAAACAATGAAGCAATTGTGGCGTTATCACAAAATGCTTTTGGTACTGAGACAGCTATGATTATGTTAATAGGTATGATAGTGAATATCGTATTAGCACGATACACGAAGTTTAAATATATCTTTTTAACAGGACATCACACTATGTTCATGGCTTGTTTACTAGCTGCTGTGCTTTCCACATCAGGGATGGGGAGTGTTCCTCTTGTAATTCTTGGCTCTCTAATTTTAGGTGCATTGATGGTTCTACTACCTGCAATGCTACAACCTACAGTAAGAGAAATTACGGGTTCAGATGACATTGCTGTAGGACATTTCGGTTCATTCGGTTATTTCGTTGCTGCTAAAGTTGCGAAATTGACAGGAGACAAAACGAAATCAACGGAAGAGGTTAAAGTACCAAAATCACTTGGTTTCTTACGTGATTCATCTGTAGCATTAGCGTTAACAATGACAATTATGTTCCTTGTAGTTTCTTTATTTGTTGGTCCTGCATACATAGAGGAAAACCTTAGTGATGGTACAAACTTCTTAGTATTCTCATTACTACAGGCCATTACTTTTGCTGCTGGTGTTTTCATCATTTTAGCGGGTGTTCGTATGCTGATCGCTGAAATTGTTCCCGCTTTTAAAGGGATTGCAGACAAAATTGTTCCAAATGCAAAACCTGCACTAGACGTACCAATTGTATTCCCATTTGCACCAAATGCAGTTATTATTGGATTCTTATCAAGTTTCGTAGCGGGATTACTAAGTATGTTTTTACTTCCACTCGCAGGATTGGCAGTAATCGTACCAGGTCTTGTTCCTCACTTTTTCTGTGGAGCAGCCGCTGGAGTATTTGGTAATGCAGTAGGTGGACGTAGAGGTGCTATAATTGGTGCTTTTGTACAAGGAATCTTAATCAGTTTCCTACCAGCAATGTTGTTGCCAGTTTTAGGTTCCCTAGGATTTGAAGGCACAACGTTTGGCGACTCTGATTTCGGTGTAGTAGGTATTATCATTGGGTATATTATTAATCTTTTTAATTAA
- a CDS encoding PTS sugar transporter subunit IIB: protein MKILAVCGNGLGTSFILSMNVNKALKVLNIDGECKNMDLASAKTEVADYYIGTPEIMEQLQDGNKKTISIINMVSADEIQKELTSHILGEK, encoded by the coding sequence ATGAAAATTTTAGCAGTATGTGGAAACGGTTTAGGTACGAGTTTTATATTGTCGATGAATGTAAATAAGGCACTAAAAGTATTGAATATAGACGGTGAATGCAAGAATATGGACTTAGCGAGTGCAAAGACAGAAGTAGCGGACTACTATATTGGTACTCCTGAAATTATGGAACAATTGCAAGATGGTAACAAAAAAACTATTAGTATTATCAATATGGTCAGTGCAGATGAAATCCAGAAAGAGTTAACTTCTCATATCTTGGGGGAAAAATAG